In Pyricularia oryzae 70-15 chromosome 2, whole genome shotgun sequence, one genomic interval encodes:
- a CDS encoding C2H2 finger domain-containing protein FlbC, translating into MTMTLDSNPQRFGSLNYDPYSPHQPQFTNPWAAPPTSGVNASSSIYSGSSQGGLNPNPLSLDSLTKHSHQPPVPQHVNRSSAGSATSLASYGSVPVPSSSANSPHNLLSLGRLAPVNSLPSTTGYAETPYTTTAAPIHPSYVATSQAPYESLGRYAHSMQHSMAIPSEADHAARRYSQSIHQDERSRFADALEASQGMLSMSQETPRNIYGPNATTRARSSADSYGFPSTHSNSSSVSSTSGFGYYGGSIDSSVSDYSTAGSDVESLASRTLPRPQGLMSSHAPPAPSTMMGQFSSKVSNSSQKKHKCKVCDKRFTRPSSLQTHMYSHTGEKPFQCEVEGCGRHFSVVSNLRRHRKVHKGDARSEAGSEDHHSD; encoded by the exons ATGACGATGACGTTAGACAGCAACCCCCAACGCTTCGGCTCCCTCAACTACGACCCTTACTCCCCTCATCAACCTCAGTTCACCAACCCATGGGCAGCGCCGCCCACGTCCGGTGTCAATGCCTCGAGCAGTATCTACTCTGGCAGCTCACAGGGTGGTCTGAACCCGAACCCGCTTAGCCTCGACAGCCTGACGAAGCACTCTCATCAGCCTCCGGTTCCGCAGCACGTCAACCGTAGCAGCGCCGGCAGCGCAACCTCATTGGCGTCGTACGGATCCGTCCCGGTCCCGTCGTCTTCTGCCAACAGCCCCCACA ATCTTCTTAGCCTCGGCCGTCTCGCCCCGGTCAACAGCCTCCCGTCTACGACAGGATACGCAGAAACCCCATACACCACAACCGCCGCACCTATCCACCCATCATACGTCGCCACCTCGCAAGCACCCTACGAGAGCCTGGGTCGCTATGCGCACTCGATGCAACATAGCATGGCCATTCCCAGCGAGGCAGACCACGCTGCGCGCAGGTATTCTCAATC AATCCACCAAGACGAGAGGAGTCGCTTTGCAGATGCCTTGGAAGCTAGCCAGGGTATGCTTTCGATGAGCCAAGAGACACCCCGTAATATCTACGGTCCCAATGCGACGACGCGTGCTCGCAGCTCAGCCGATTCGTATGGATTTCCCTCGACGCATTCGAACTCAAGCAGCGTCTCTTCGACTAGCGGTTTCGGATACTATGGTGGATCCATTGACTCGAGCGTTAGCGACTATTCTACCGCAGGGTCGGACGTTGAGTCATTGGCTAGCAGGACGCTCCCTAGGCCCCAGGGCCTGATGAGCAGCCATGCACCGCCGGCACCGTCGACTATGATGGGCCAATTCAGCTCTAAAGTGTCTAACAGCTCACAAAAGAAGCACAAGTGCAAGGTCTGCGACAAGCGCTTCACGCGACCAAGTTCGCTCCAGACGCACATGTACAGCCACACGGGCGAAAAGC CCTTCCAATGCGAGGTCGAAGGTTGCGGCCGCCACTTTTCCGTCGTCTCCAATCTTCGCAGACATCGCAAGGTACACAAGGGTGACGCAAGGTCCGAGGCTGGCTCCGAGGACCATCACTCTGACTAA